Proteins encoded by one window of Vibrio rumoiensis:
- a CDS encoding ABC transporter permease, which yields MFKRQAWRREWQLMVKQPWLNAMLFWLPVLMFFALWWIFSAGSARDLAIGVVDFEHSSMSRGVVRYYDASPTLKVTQSYTSVLEGKQDLQSGKIYALIVIPDNLTQDVLLGHSPTITTFYNSQFILIGKLVSAAMQQAQGTFNARIEAAKNMSKGDTVPQQALAQAVPVQTQITALFNSNSHYGQFLVSAAIPALWQIFIVATTVLSFSFEQRTQGMKTWLGVHPFQAIVIKLLAYSPVYLAQGIGFLVVMYGGLDWPMHGSWGILLGAQILMVFACQSVGALFFMLTLDATRSMSFVAAFTAPAFAFMGITFPTSDMPLLGQIWRSLLPVSHYIDVQVMQVNNGVELAQAAVPLLALGLFLALLSVVYLRARVLVSASKLEKIS from the coding sequence ATGTTTAAGCGTCAAGCATGGCGGCGAGAGTGGCAGTTGATGGTGAAACAACCTTGGTTAAACGCCATGTTGTTTTGGCTGCCGGTATTGATGTTTTTTGCCTTATGGTGGATATTTTCTGCTGGAAGTGCCCGAGATCTTGCAATAGGTGTGGTTGATTTTGAGCACTCAAGTATGTCGCGTGGAGTGGTGCGTTATTACGATGCTAGCCCTACTTTAAAAGTGACTCAAAGCTACACTTCAGTACTTGAAGGTAAGCAAGATCTGCAATCGGGTAAGATTTACGCCTTAATCGTGATCCCAGATAACCTTACTCAAGATGTCTTACTTGGGCATTCTCCTACTATTACCACTTTCTATAACAGCCAATTTATCTTGATTGGGAAATTAGTCAGCGCGGCAATGCAGCAGGCGCAAGGTACGTTTAATGCTCGAATTGAAGCGGCAAAAAACATGAGCAAAGGCGATACTGTGCCGCAGCAAGCACTTGCTCAAGCCGTGCCAGTTCAAACTCAAATCACCGCGTTATTTAATAGTAATAGTCATTATGGCCAATTCTTAGTTTCTGCTGCGATTCCAGCCTTATGGCAGATTTTTATTGTCGCGACTACCGTACTAAGTTTTTCATTCGAGCAAAGAACCCAAGGCATGAAGACTTGGCTTGGGGTTCATCCTTTTCAGGCTATTGTCATTAAGCTGCTGGCTTATTCACCTGTGTATCTAGCGCAAGGCATTGGATTTTTAGTGGTGATGTATGGAGGGTTGGATTGGCCAATGCATGGCAGTTGGGGAATATTGTTGGGTGCTCAAATATTGATGGTGTTCGCTTGCCAAAGCGTTGGCGCATTATTTTTTATGCTCACTCTTGATGCGACCCGTTCAATGAGTTTTGTTGCCGCTTTTACTGCCCCTGCATTCGCTTTTATGGGAATCACGTTTCCAACCAGTGACATGCCATTATTAGGCCAGATTTGGCGCAGTTTATTACCGGTCAGCCATTATATTGATGTGCAAGTGATGCAAGTAAATAACGGTGTCGAATTAGCGCAAGCTGCGGTCCCATTGTTGGCACTTGGTTTATTTTTGGCACTATTGAGTGTGGTATATTTAAGAGCGCGAGTTTTGGTGTCAGCCAGTAAGCTGGAGAAGATATCATGA
- a CDS encoding ABC transporter permease — translation MSWWQVFRCELKSVYTNSALLLTVFGGVVMYSFLYPLPYSQQLPREQSIVVINLDNTSTSRKLERMVDATPQVQITEHAYSLEDAKALFNQGKVHGILLIPRHFSRDLLLGKSPTLAYAGDAAYFLIYGTVVEGLATAGGTLSAQAKVSRMVMSGKNLVLASQQYSPITLSMQPVFNPTNGYINYIVPAVFVLILHQTLLIAAGLLGGGMNEQRRTNQSGYWQDCSAFDMWSARAVILLLTYLPLVMYYFGFSFEFYGISRLASISHLFVLIIPFLLAVIGLGMVMGELIPRKELATLIVVLSSLPLVFCAGFVWPTSELPSLLKWLAQLAPSTPAINGFLRVNQMGASFQQILPYVWHLWGQAAIYGGLAWWLIQRKATSTSVTVQQ, via the coding sequence ATGAGCTGGTGGCAAGTGTTTCGTTGTGAATTAAAGTCGGTTTACACCAATTCGGCGTTACTGCTCACTGTGTTTGGCGGAGTCGTGATGTATTCATTTTTATACCCTTTGCCTTATAGCCAACAATTACCACGTGAGCAATCGATTGTGGTGATAAATTTAGATAACACTTCCACTAGTCGAAAATTAGAAAGAATGGTGGATGCCACGCCACAGGTACAGATCACCGAGCATGCTTATAGTCTCGAAGATGCAAAAGCATTATTTAATCAAGGTAAGGTCCATGGGATTTTATTGATCCCTCGCCACTTTAGTCGTGATTTATTATTGGGAAAAAGCCCGACCTTAGCTTACGCAGGGGATGCGGCTTATTTCTTGATTTACGGTACAGTAGTCGAAGGTTTAGCGACCGCAGGAGGCACTTTATCGGCGCAGGCAAAAGTATCGCGAATGGTGATGTCTGGTAAGAACCTGGTGTTAGCATCGCAGCAATATTCACCTATTACACTGTCGATGCAACCGGTGTTTAATCCGACCAATGGTTATATCAATTACATTGTACCTGCAGTGTTTGTGCTGATTTTGCATCAAACCTTATTGATTGCAGCGGGGTTGTTAGGTGGTGGGATGAATGAGCAGCGTCGCACTAATCAATCGGGTTATTGGCAAGATTGTTCGGCGTTTGATATGTGGTCGGCACGAGCAGTGATCTTATTGCTGACTTATCTTCCCCTAGTGATGTATTACTTCGGATTTAGCTTTGAGTTTTATGGTATTAGCCGCTTGGCTTCTATTTCCCATTTATTTGTACTGATAATTCCATTTTTATTGGCCGTCATAGGTTTGGGGATGGTGATGGGCGAGCTAATCCCTCGCAAAGAGCTGGCGACGTTAATTGTGGTGCTGAGTTCGTTGCCTTTGGTTTTTTGTGCCGGTTTTGTCTGGCCGACTTCGGAGTTGCCCAGTTTGCTCAAGTGGTTAGCACAATTAGCGCCTTCGACACCTGCAATTAATGGCTTTTTGCGTGTTAATCAAATGGGAGCAAGCTTCCAGCAGATCCTTCCTTATGTGTGGCATCTTTGGGGGCAAGCCGCTATTTATGGCGGATTAGCATGGTGGCTGATACAGCGTAAAGCGACATCGACTAGCGTTACAGTTCAGCAATAA
- a CDS encoding YjaG family protein — translation MLQNPLQVRLEKFVPWQQMTFMACLCERMYPNYALFCENTEFADARKYREILDSVWEILTVKTAKVNFERQLEKLEELIPSSEDYQFYAVYPAIDACIGLSILLHALLDREEMFEAMIDLSQVSVKTVAQLEEAQGSDEITNENQKENEAVCQEWDVQWALFRPLRESETRDIELIKELRMELREEGISNIGISVEH, via the coding sequence ATGCTACAGAATCCCCTTCAAGTCCGTCTAGAAAAATTCGTCCCTTGGCAACAAATGACGTTCATGGCCTGCCTATGTGAGCGTATGTACCCAAACTATGCTTTGTTTTGTGAAAACACTGAATTTGCCGATGCGCGCAAATATCGTGAGATTTTAGACAGTGTTTGGGAAATCCTAACGGTTAAAACGGCTAAAGTGAATTTTGAACGTCAGTTGGAAAAGTTGGAAGAGTTGATCCCAAGCTCAGAAGACTATCAATTCTATGCCGTCTACCCTGCGATTGATGCTTGTATCGGTTTATCGATTCTGCTGCATGCGCTACTCGATCGTGAAGAAATGTTTGAAGCGATGATTGATTTAAGCCAAGTCTCTGTGAAGACGGTCGCGCAACTTGAAGAAGCGCAAGGTAGTGATGAAATTACCAATGAAAACCAAAAAGAAAATGAAGCAGTTTGCCAAGAGTGGGATGTTCAATGGGCATTATTCCGCCCGCTGCGTGAGTCGGAAACGCGTGATATTGAATTGATCAAAGAATTGCGTATGGAGTTACGCGAAGAAGGCATCAGTAACATTGGTATTAGTGTGGAACATTAA
- a CDS encoding D-2-hydroxyacid dehydrogenase, with the protein MKSTDDGQSAPLSLTAPLLYILSNQAKAYQALLANSTLSNIELTSDASQATIVLADPPLLSKQLDDFPKLLWAQSTFAGIDALITPSLRQDYQLTNVKGIFGQLISEYVLGYSLSYFRHFSDYQQQQSEQKWQPHAYQSVVGKTLVILGTGSIGNKLAQAASALGFICLGVNRSGQTPPNSHFQQCYSMEKIDCALEQASIVVNALPSTQQTRHILNQQHLFHCQNALLFNIGRGDAVDEQGLVLALEKGWVAHAYLDVFPVEPLPQSSQYWQHPNVTITPHIAATSFPEQVFEIFEQNCHRWLTQQPLLNQIDFDLGY; encoded by the coding sequence ATGAAATCGACCGACGACGGACAATCCGCACCATTAAGCTTAACAGCACCATTATTGTATATCCTTTCCAATCAGGCCAAGGCTTATCAAGCGCTATTAGCGAACTCAACCCTCTCAAATATTGAGTTAACTTCCGATGCATCTCAAGCCACCATAGTGCTTGCCGACCCCCCTCTTTTATCCAAACAATTAGATGATTTCCCTAAGCTACTGTGGGCACAATCCACCTTTGCCGGGATTGATGCGTTAATTACCCCGTCATTGCGCCAAGATTATCAACTAACCAATGTGAAAGGGATTTTTGGCCAGTTGATCAGTGAATATGTTTTAGGTTATAGCCTGAGCTATTTCCGCCATTTTTCCGACTACCAACAACAACAAAGCGAACAAAAATGGCAACCTCATGCTTATCAATCGGTAGTAGGAAAAACACTGGTCATTCTTGGTACCGGTTCGATTGGGAACAAATTAGCCCAAGCCGCTTCAGCACTTGGTTTTATCTGTTTAGGTGTCAATCGCAGCGGCCAAACGCCACCGAATAGTCACTTCCAACAATGCTATTCCATGGAAAAAATTGACTGTGCACTAGAGCAAGCCAGCATTGTGGTGAATGCCCTACCAAGTACCCAACAAACTCGGCACATCTTAAACCAGCAGCACTTGTTTCATTGTCAAAATGCGCTGCTATTTAATATAGGTCGAGGCGATGCCGTGGATGAGCAAGGATTGGTATTGGCTCTTGAAAAAGGCTGGGTAGCGCACGCCTATTTAGATGTCTTTCCCGTTGAACCACTTCCACAAAGCAGCCAGTATTGGCAACATCCGAACGTGACGATCACGCCACACATTGCCGCCACCAGTTTTCCTGAGCAAGTGTTTGAAATTTTTGAGCAAAACTGTCACCGCTGGCTGACTCAGCAACCGCTGCTCAATCAAATCGATTTTGATTTAGGGTACTAA
- a CDS encoding DUF1481 domain-containing protein, translating to MKRSLFSILILSLLAGCSSPGSWADHISSKFSGSVESADLSGGELEGSSKAFYWYTRALSKPKVASDYVQLSDNAWYKSSYQWQDGTIKEIVREGEMQQSSDGLKPFLVHIRFSSEGEAIYQRYRLDNQILPLNQKDLDFYSQQAEELVKKVDDIHEQGFELIQGIWNGSTFDSCDGVQYNHLQFDQAANLPISVKERINGLNSYAAFIGYKDKKRKTVTVEKLLSLDEPTHGCIQRAHLIMN from the coding sequence ATGAAGCGTAGTTTATTTTCAATTCTCATTTTGTCTTTGCTTGCCGGTTGTTCATCGCCAGGCTCATGGGCAGACCATATCAGCAGTAAATTCTCAGGCTCGGTTGAGTCAGCCGATTTATCCGGTGGTGAATTAGAAGGCAGTTCAAAAGCTTTCTATTGGTATACCCGAGCGCTATCCAAGCCGAAAGTGGCATCTGATTATGTTCAATTGTCTGATAATGCTTGGTATAAAAGTAGCTATCAGTGGCAAGATGGCACGATTAAAGAGATCGTTCGTGAAGGTGAAATGCAACAAAGTAGTGATGGCTTAAAACCATTTCTTGTGCATATTCGCTTTAGCTCGGAAGGTGAGGCGATTTATCAGCGTTATCGTTTAGATAACCAAATACTGCCATTAAACCAAAAAGATTTAGATTTTTACTCTCAGCAAGCCGAAGAGTTAGTTAAAAAAGTCGATGATATTCATGAGCAAGGCTTTGAGTTAATTCAAGGTATATGGAATGGTAGTACCTTCGATTCATGTGATGGCGTTCAATATAACCACTTGCAGTTTGATCAAGCCGCCAATCTACCAATCTCGGTGAAAGAACGCATCAATGGTTTAAACAGTTATGCCGCATTTATTGGTTATAAAGATAAAAAGAGAAAAACTGTGACGGTGGAGAAATTATTATCGTTGGATGAACCTACTCATGGTTGTATTCAACGAGCTCACCTGATTATGAATTAA
- a CDS encoding TolC family protein, with amino-acid sequence MIKLKLTTCIGFFLLLPSFSSLAQEVTFYQAWQSLLNNNDGLAAERASVEQAEYKQQAASAMNLPSITLSANYTRLDDDITVSPSELADSTSVGASALTQAFDGMLTSTLVEKDVFTSSIRAIWPIFTGGRISAAQDIAKAKSEEAKYLFAMKQQGKFEDLSKYYFGVVLSQQVLSTRQEVEKGLKEHFDHAVKMEQQGQIARVQRLQAEAAYQKAKVDTKKAQRDVEIAQMALTNLIKSPSLVDPSTHLFINKSLPPMQAFMDKTLQDYPGLSILDAKEKQASGLVDVEKGKYYPEVYVYGNYNLYQDDTLVGDNTPDWLVGVGVSIPLLDSSGRSEKVGAAHSAIKKVGYLRAQAKQDLSLLVEKTYREANQALEEYNGLASNVSMANENIRLQKKAFSQGLATSLDVVDAEMYLNSIKTQRSAAAYQYVLSLSRLLAVSGEVDSFNQYQQYQGLEVQ; translated from the coding sequence ATGATTAAATTGAAGTTAACCACTTGTATTGGTTTTTTTTTGTTGCTTCCTTCCTTTTCAAGCTTGGCGCAAGAGGTCACCTTTTACCAAGCGTGGCAATCATTATTGAACAATAATGACGGGCTAGCTGCGGAAAGAGCCAGTGTTGAGCAGGCCGAATATAAACAGCAAGCGGCGAGTGCGATGAATTTGCCGAGTATTACCTTAAGTGCTAATTATACCCGCCTAGATGACGACATAACGGTGTCGCCTTCTGAACTTGCCGACAGTACCTCTGTTGGTGCGAGTGCATTAACCCAAGCCTTTGATGGCATGCTGACTTCCACTCTCGTCGAGAAAGATGTGTTTACCAGTTCTATTCGCGCCATTTGGCCTATTTTTACTGGCGGGCGTATTTCTGCTGCGCAAGATATTGCTAAAGCTAAATCAGAAGAAGCTAAATATTTATTTGCCATGAAGCAGCAAGGCAAGTTTGAAGATTTGTCTAAATATTACTTTGGTGTGGTGTTATCTCAACAAGTGCTATCAACCAGACAAGAAGTCGAAAAAGGCTTGAAAGAACACTTTGACCACGCCGTTAAAATGGAGCAACAAGGTCAAATTGCCAGAGTACAGCGTTTGCAAGCTGAGGCCGCTTATCAAAAAGCTAAAGTCGACACCAAAAAAGCGCAGCGAGATGTTGAAATAGCGCAAATGGCGCTGACCAATTTGATTAAATCACCATCTTTAGTCGATCCTTCCACTCATTTATTTATTAATAAAAGCCTACCTCCAATGCAGGCGTTTATGGATAAAACACTGCAAGATTATCCTGGCTTAAGCATTCTTGATGCCAAAGAAAAACAAGCGAGCGGGTTAGTCGATGTAGAAAAAGGCAAGTATTACCCTGAAGTCTATGTCTACGGTAATTACAATCTGTATCAAGATGACACTTTAGTCGGCGATAATACTCCGGATTGGTTGGTTGGGGTTGGGGTCAGCATTCCTTTACTTGATAGCTCTGGTCGTTCAGAAAAAGTGGGTGCGGCACATAGTGCCATCAAAAAAGTGGGGTACTTACGTGCTCAAGCGAAACAAGATTTATCATTGTTAGTGGAAAAAACCTATCGAGAAGCCAATCAAGCTTTAGAGGAATACAATGGTTTGGCCTCGAATGTCAGCATGGCTAATGAAAATATTCGTCTACAAAAGAAAGCCTTTAGCCAAGGGCTTGCTACGTCATTGGATGTAGTGGATGCGGAAATGTATCTCAATAGCATCAAAACACAACGCTCGGCAGCTGCCTACCAATATGTTCTTTCGTTATCGCGCTTATTAGCGGTAAGCGGCGAAGTTGATAGTTTCAATCAATACCAACAATATCAAGGATTAGAGGTTCAATAA
- the purD gene encoding phosphoribosylamine--glycine ligase codes for MNILIIGAGGREHALGWKAAQNPTVETVFVAPGNAGTALEPKLENVNIGVEDIDSLVAFAKEKAIELTIVGPEAPLVIGVVDAFRAAGLPIFGPTKDAAQLEGSKAFTKDFLARHKIPTADYANFTEIEPALAYVREKGAPIVIKADGLAAGKGVIVAMTLKEAEDAIQDMLAGNAFGEAGSRVVVEEFLDGEEASFIVMVDGSSVLPMATSQDHKRVGDKDTGPNTGGMGAYSPAPVVTPEIHQRVLDEVIYPTVRGMDAEGYPYTGFLYAGLMIMADGTPKVIEYNCRFGDPETQPIMMRMQSDLVELCLMAVDEKLDEAESHWDPRASIGIVLAAGGYPGDYAKGDVINLPTDASVEDQKIFHAGTANNADGDVVTAGGRVLCATALGNTVSEAQQRAYQLAKQVSWNGMFHRNDIGYRAIAREQEQE; via the coding sequence ATGAACATTTTAATTATTGGCGCCGGCGGCCGCGAACACGCCCTCGGCTGGAAAGCGGCGCAAAACCCAACTGTAGAAACGGTATTCGTTGCTCCGGGCAATGCTGGCACCGCGCTAGAACCTAAGCTGGAAAACGTTAATATCGGCGTTGAAGACATCGATAGCTTAGTCGCGTTTGCCAAAGAAAAGGCCATTGAATTAACCATCGTTGGCCCAGAAGCGCCATTAGTGATTGGTGTCGTGGATGCATTCCGTGCCGCAGGCTTGCCTATCTTTGGCCCAACCAAAGATGCCGCACAACTTGAAGGCTCTAAGGCGTTCACCAAAGACTTCCTAGCGCGTCATAAGATCCCAACAGCTGATTACGCTAACTTCACCGAAATCGAGCCTGCATTGGCTTATGTGCGCGAGAAAGGCGCACCGATTGTGATTAAAGCCGATGGTCTTGCGGCGGGTAAAGGCGTTATCGTTGCGATGACTCTAAAGGAAGCAGAAGATGCCATTCAAGATATGCTGGCGGGCAATGCCTTTGGTGAAGCAGGAAGCCGAGTTGTTGTAGAAGAATTTCTCGATGGCGAAGAAGCCAGCTTTATCGTGATGGTAGATGGCTCAAGCGTACTGCCAATGGCCACCAGCCAAGATCATAAACGTGTGGGTGATAAAGATACTGGGCCGAATACCGGCGGTATGGGCGCTTATTCTCCTGCGCCAGTTGTTACCCCTGAAATCCACCAACGTGTGCTTGATGAGGTTATTTACCCAACCGTACGCGGCATGGATGCAGAGGGTTATCCTTATACTGGCTTCCTTTACGCAGGCCTGATGATCATGGCCGATGGCACACCAAAAGTAATTGAATATAACTGCCGCTTTGGTGATCCAGAAACTCAACCTATCATGATGCGTATGCAATCGGATTTAGTTGAACTGTGCTTAATGGCGGTTGATGAAAAATTAGATGAAGCGGAATCACATTGGGATCCTCGTGCCTCGATTGGCATTGTGTTAGCCGCCGGTGGTTATCCGGGTGATTACGCAAAAGGCGATGTGATTAACTTACCTACAGACGCAAGTGTTGAAGACCAAAAAATCTTCCACGCAGGCACGGCAAATAATGCTGATGGCGATGTGGTCACGGCAGGCGGCCGTGTACTGTGTGCGACGGCATTAGGTAATACGGTATCCGAAGCGCAACAACGTGCCTACCAGCTAGCCAAGCAAGTCAGCTGGAATGGTATGTTCCATCGCAACGATATTGGCTACCGTGCGATTGCTCGCGAACAAGAGCAAGAATAA
- a CDS encoding HU family DNA-binding protein, with protein sequence MNKTQLIDAIAEKADLSKAQAKAALEATLEGVTGALKDGDQVQLIGFGTFKINHRAARTGRNPKTGAEIQISAANVPAFTAGKALKDAVK encoded by the coding sequence ATGAACAAGACTCAATTAATCGATGCCATTGCTGAAAAAGCAGATCTATCTAAAGCTCAAGCAAAAGCGGCTCTTGAAGCAACTCTTGAAGGCGTAACTGGCGCACTTAAAGATGGCGATCAAGTGCAACTAATTGGTTTTGGTACTTTTAAAATTAATCACCGCGCAGCTCGCACAGGTCGTAACCCTAAAACGGGTGCTGAGATCCAAATCTCTGCAGCAAACGTTCCTGCATTCACAGCCGGTAAAGCTCTTAAAGACGCAGTAAAATAA
- a CDS encoding HlyD family secretion protein — protein sequence MRISKSMVFTLVIALIVSWLAYTFWLAYQPKPQRFQGQIEAQQYLISSKVPGRIDQVLVKKGDQVKSGQQIFTLLSPEIEAKLAQAKAAQGAAGAMAEQAEKGARNQEIAAAQDQWRKAKAASRLMEKTYQRVQNLYQDGVVAEQKRDEAYTQWQAALYTERAAYQMYQMAQEGARDETKRAAQQQEKQAAGAVAEVEAYAADTQISSWHDGEVSDILLRSGELAPQGFPVVTILDMQDAWAIFHVREDRLKWFTQGTKLNVTIPALGDEQYTFVVSHVAVMGDFATWRTTDANQGFDMRTFEVEARPSKPIDGLRVGMSVLLEHTAD from the coding sequence ATGCGCATATCAAAATCGATGGTTTTTACCCTTGTTATTGCCTTGATAGTCAGTTGGTTAGCCTATACTTTTTGGCTAGCCTATCAACCCAAACCACAACGTTTCCAAGGGCAAATTGAAGCCCAGCAATATTTGATTTCATCTAAGGTACCGGGGAGAATTGATCAGGTTTTAGTAAAAAAAGGCGATCAAGTGAAGTCGGGTCAGCAAATATTTACGTTATTGAGTCCAGAAATAGAAGCAAAACTCGCCCAAGCAAAAGCGGCACAAGGGGCGGCAGGGGCGATGGCGGAGCAAGCCGAAAAAGGCGCACGTAATCAAGAAATTGCTGCCGCGCAAGATCAATGGCGTAAAGCCAAAGCCGCTTCTCGTTTGATGGAAAAAACCTACCAACGCGTGCAAAACTTATATCAAGACGGGGTGGTGGCTGAGCAAAAACGTGACGAAGCGTATACTCAATGGCAAGCGGCGCTTTATACCGAACGTGCTGCTTATCAAATGTATCAAATGGCGCAAGAAGGGGCTCGAGATGAAACCAAGCGCGCCGCTCAACAGCAAGAAAAGCAAGCCGCCGGTGCGGTCGCTGAGGTTGAAGCCTATGCTGCGGATACTCAAATTTCCAGCTGGCATGATGGCGAAGTGAGCGATATTTTATTACGTTCAGGTGAGTTGGCACCACAAGGTTTTCCTGTCGTGACTATTTTAGATATGCAGGATGCATGGGCGATTTTCCACGTTCGTGAAGATAGGCTGAAATGGTTTACACAAGGCACTAAATTGAATGTTACCATTCCTGCTCTAGGCGATGAGCAGTATACCTTTGTGGTTTCTCATGTCGCAGTCATGGGGGATTTTGCGACTTGGCGTACTACCGATGCTAACCAAGGTTTTGATATGCGCACTTTTGAAGTGGAGGCTAGGCCAAGTAAGCCGATTGACGGTTTGCGAGTTGGTATGAGCGTTTTGCTTGAGCATACGGCAGATTAA
- a CDS encoding uracil-DNA glycosylase family protein: MAGQFDQLMTQIAQCQICAPHLEHGCRPVVQAHPDAKVLIIGQAPGLKVHQSGKPFNDASGERLRQWMGIDEGRFYDPQFLAIIPMGFCYPGKGKSGDLPPRQECAPHWHKQLLDQLPNIELILLIGQYAQNYYLENKPKTVTETVQAWQQYQPKYLPLPHPSPRNNIWLKKNPWFEQALIPHLQSIIAEL, translated from the coding sequence ATGGCCGGCCAATTTGATCAATTAATGACACAAATAGCGCAGTGCCAAATTTGCGCCCCACATCTTGAGCATGGTTGCCGCCCAGTAGTGCAAGCGCATCCCGATGCCAAAGTATTGATTATTGGCCAAGCGCCAGGGTTGAAAGTACACCAAAGTGGCAAGCCGTTTAATGATGCCAGTGGTGAGCGTTTACGCCAGTGGATGGGTATTGATGAAGGTCGTTTTTATGATCCGCAGTTTCTAGCCATTATACCGATGGGATTTTGTTATCCCGGTAAAGGCAAAAGTGGTGATTTACCACCACGTCAAGAATGTGCCCCGCACTGGCATAAACAGCTGCTGGATCAATTACCCAATATTGAATTGATATTGTTAATAGGCCAATACGCGCAAAATTACTACCTAGAGAATAAACCCAAAACGGTCACCGAAACCGTTCAAGCTTGGCAGCAGTATCAACCTAAATATCTACCGTTGCCGCACCCTTCGCCACGCAATAATATCTGGTTAAAGAAAAATCCTTGGTTTGAGCAAGCGCTCATTCCGCATCTGCAAAGTATTATTGCTGAACTGTAA
- the hemE gene encoding uroporphyrinogen decarboxylase — MTELKNDRYLRALLKQPVDYTPVWMMRQAGRYLPEYRQTRSVAGDFMSLCKNAELASEVTLQPLRRFPLDAAILFSDILTIPDAMGLGLYFEAGEGPKFERPITCKADVDKIGLPDPEGELQYVMNAVRQIRKDLQGEVPLIGFSGSPWTLATYMVEGGSSKAFTKIKKMMYADPTILHALLDKLADSVIEYLNAQIKAGAQSVMVFDTWGGVLTPRDYNDFSLQYMHKIVDGLIRENDGRRVPVTLFTKNGGMWLEKIAATGCDAVGLDWTINIADAVARVGDKVALQGNMDPSILYAQPERIRQEVASILEGFGDAGTGHVFNLGHGIHLDVPPENAGVFVDAVHELSKPYHK; from the coding sequence ATGACTGAATTGAAGAATGATCGCTATCTACGTGCGTTATTAAAACAGCCTGTAGATTACACGCCAGTATGGATGATGCGCCAAGCGGGTCGTTATTTACCTGAATATCGTCAAACGCGCAGTGTCGCGGGTGACTTTATGTCTTTATGTAAAAATGCCGAATTAGCTTCTGAAGTGACGCTTCAACCATTACGTCGTTTTCCTCTTGATGCGGCAATTTTGTTTTCTGATATTCTAACTATTCCTGATGCAATGGGACTTGGTTTGTACTTTGAAGCCGGTGAAGGCCCTAAATTTGAACGCCCAATTACCTGCAAAGCCGATGTTGATAAAATTGGTTTGCCTGATCCAGAAGGCGAATTGCAGTATGTAATGAACGCGGTTCGTCAAATTCGCAAAGATTTGCAAGGTGAAGTGCCGCTGATTGGTTTCTCTGGCAGCCCGTGGACATTAGCGACTTACATGGTGGAAGGTGGTAGCTCTAAGGCTTTCACTAAAATCAAAAAAATGATGTATGCCGATCCTACCATCCTTCATGCGCTTTTAGACAAATTGGCTGACAGTGTCATTGAATATTTGAATGCCCAAATCAAAGCGGGTGCGCAGTCTGTTATGGTCTTTGATACCTGGGGCGGCGTATTAACCCCACGTGATTACAATGATTTCTCATTGCAGTACATGCATAAAATTGTCGATGGGTTGATCCGTGAAAATGACGGTCGCCGTGTCCCTGTGACGCTCTTCACCAAAAATGGTGGCATGTGGCTTGAGAAAATTGCTGCGACAGGTTGTGATGCGGTTGGCCTTGATTGGACGATTAATATCGCCGATGCGGTTGCTCGTGTGGGGGATAAAGTGGCGCTACAAGGCAATATGGATCCGTCAATTCTGTATGCTCAGCCTGAACGTATTCGTCAAGAAGTGGCTTCGATCTTAGAAGGTTTCGGTGATGCAGGTACTGGCCATGTCTTTAACTTGGGTCACGGTATCCATTTAGATGTTCCACCTGAAAATGCCGGTGTATTTGTTGACGCGGTGCACGAATTGTCTAAGCCTTATCATAAATAA